Genomic segment of Rattus norvegicus strain BN/NHsdMcwi chromosome 7, GRCr8, whole genome shotgun sequence:
ATGTTGGCAACTTGCTCAGTTCTTACTATATTAGTTGAAGATTTGAAGGTATTTATGCCCACAAAATGTCTCTGGAAAATGCTATCAGGATACATAACCTGAATaactcatattttaaaacaatgaatcAATGATTAATAATCTTCCTAAATGGGAACGTAAAGGCCAGATTTTTCACTAGTGAATTATGCTAAACAAGGATGAAGTTACAGCAATTTTCTATGGTGTCTTAGAGGATTAAAGCAAAAGGAATCCTTGCTATCCCATTCCATAAGGCCGACGTCACCCTAACGTTGAATCCTTACAAGGAAACAGCAGAACAATTCCTCTCATGGATACAGTTGCAAAAATCCTCAAGGAAACCCTGCAAATCCAACCTAGTAGTGCTTAAAGAACTGTATGCTACAAGGAGCAAGTAAGAAGTCAGGTGCAGCTCATGGTTTTCACATGTTTATGTAATCAGTCCCAGGAATGGGTAAAAACGATGTTTCATATGATCATTTAAAAAGGCGCAGCAAAGCTCTTGACAAAATGCAACATTCGTTTCTGATGAGAACTTTCAGTAAATAAGACTAAAAGAGACCTTCCCAACTCAGTAAGGAATAACTTCAGAGGACCCATAGCTGCTCACATTTTAGCGTTTGATGCTAAAACTTCCCTACCAAGATCAGCAACAAGGTAGCAATGGTGCCCCGCGTCACCCCTCTCCAACATTCCTGCGAATACTAGAAAattcaatagaaaagaaaagtgatattgaaagtaagaaaaaaaatctgtttgcaGATAGCACGATCCTATGTAACAGAAATGCAGATGAAGGCCAGGAAGTGGTGaatcatacctttaatccaggtactcaggaggcagaagcaggtggatccctgagctcgagaccaggctggtctacagagtgagttctaggacagccaaagctacacagaggaaccctgtcttgaaaacaaacaaactaataaataaataaaataaaaattaaaaaggagaaagaaaaatgcaaGTGAGTCAGCGATCTCTTCCTGAGAAAGTAGCGACAGCAAGACTGTAAGACACAAGGTTTGTTACAAACATGGCTACTTTTCTCATGTTCTGTATATTAATGGGCATGTAGAATTTGAAGTTAAAACCACAGTATCATTCCAGTTAGCACCTCCTAAAATGAAATTCCTAGGTCTCACCTAACTAAATACTCAAGGCACAAGGAGAATGCTAAAACTTGATGACTAGAGTCAAAGGACTGAGGACAGGAGACATTCCACGTCAGAGATAGGTAGTGTTGCCAGTGTCGCCTCTCCCCAGCACGTGGGGCAACATGGCAACCTTGTTctgaacacacagcatgcacattTTACCCTGTGCCTGCTGTCACCCCAAGACAGTTCAGTGCAGATTCAAGGCTGCCTTGGTTATGACCTGTAGTGATTTTAATGTACAAAGTTTTTGTCCAGACCAAGTCATTTTGCTCTTACAGAAAAATAACAATTTAATTCCAGAAAACAAAAGCTGAGTATCTTCTTGCCATCACTCCTCAGCACGTATGAAATCAGTGTATCTTCGGATTGAATTTTTGTTATGAGatccaattctttaaaaattgtcGTTTGAATTGTCGACTTGAATTTCATTAAAGTCATTAAGTGGATTTTTGGCTTAAGACCGAATTCccaacaatttctgaaatggccTTAAACATTTGTCATGTTATACAAAGCAGTGTTCTCAGCAATaatgattataaaatcaaaatattaattagctgaaaaatattgaagataATTCCCTCTACAGTATCAAATATTCATCCAAGACCTactttttatgtaaaaataaacatggCCATCAATCTCATTAGTAATAAGTTTGCTTTCACATTTCATGAATGGTATAATTATGTGTGTACCaaggaacaatttttaaaataaactttttgctttctcttccagtCCCAGGCGCTGTGGGAGCCGCGGGTTACCATGCAGACACCGCCACGTCCAAgaatcacaccacacacaaacggtcccgcaaatggcacagaaatggccTCAAGAAATTCTGATCATACAAAGCTCTTAAGAAggttgacacccccccccccccgccaagtTCCTGAGAAGAATGCactttgccaagaagcacaacaaGGAAGGCTtgaagaagatgcaggccaacaaCGCAAAGACATTGAGCGCATGCGCAGACGCCATCAAGGCCCTTGGGAAGTCTAAGTCGGTTAAACCCAAGATGCCAAGGGCCCCAGTTGCAAACTCAGCCGTCTTCCTGGGAAGCTTGGGAAGTGGATTCGAAGCTATGTGGCCAAGGATCATAGACGCTGCCAACCAAAGCACAAGGCTCAAGGCAGAGGCTTCAGCCCCAGTTCAGGCCCCCAAAAGTGCACAGGCCTCTGTGAAGTCCCCATAGCTTCTGCCAATGTGAGGACAGATGGGCGGTTGTGACATACCTACCTacacactatttgcagacgaccaGTGTCTTATGCTgtgttttacaaataaacttgaggcaagatataaaaaataaaatacaacaaactTATTAgcaatttttaaatctttataaaCCTGTAGACCTGGGTCACATTAAGATTCCATTGTGAAAAGGGTTGCAAATAGGAAAAgtttaaacaacaacaactacaacttCCTATCTCTAGATGCAGTAGAGTCCAATCAAATTCCCAGAGGTTTGTTCGTGGGACGTCCACAAAGTGATCATGAACTTCCTCCAAGGAGGCTAGGCTAGACCACCACAAGATGGAAGGGAAAGCACAAAGGCTGGGGCTGCGGGTGAGTGAGGTCAAGATTTAAAGCTACACTGAGTATGGGAGCCGAGGCTCACAGACAGACTCACCTATCGTCACCTAATCAAACGGCAATGAGATGAAGCAATGACAGTCTTTCCAAGACAAGCCTGCTAGGTGCTGGGGATATGGTCAGGCTAGAGGGACTGCACGATACAaatgaggctctgggttctggAACAACTGAGTGACCAGATGCAAAAAAGAGAGAATTTAGCACTAATTTTATTAAAACCTGCACAAAAGTTGGCTACTAGTTTATCACAGTGGTGGGCATTTCGGAAGGCATAGGAGGAAGGAGTTGGGAATAGAaatgatcaagatacattgtatccTCTCATGAAACTGTTAAAGAACAAATACATATTTTCAGAAGGATAATCAGTCTTAAGTAAACTGGAAATGCTAGCCACCCCagagcagtgttcttaaccttcCTCATGCTTagaccctttaacacagctcctcatgctgtggtgaccctaatcgtaaaattattttcattgctagttGATAATTGTAATTTTACTaatgttataaattgtaatgtaaataactgTCTTTTCCAggggtcttaggtgacccctgggAAAGGGTCATTCAGCCttaggttgagaaccagtgccctAGAAGCTAATCAAGGAGAAGGCCGGTGTGATTGTTGCTGAATTGGGCTTTGGTCTAAATCCACAAGCATGAGTCATGAGAGAAGTACTTGATTAAAAAGTACCattaaaaatttactaaaaatttgtattaaaacatcatttttattatttaaaaacaaaacaaaaccttctagagctagagaaatggttcatcagttaagagcacttgttaccctttgctcttctagagaacccgaGTCACTCCCACTGAACAGCTCATCAACTCCTGCTGCTCCAGAGAGCTGATGCCTTCTCTTGTCTTCTGtgggtgcatatgtgtgagtacacatatgtatacactcacacatacatgtgcacaagtTCAAAGTAATTTAAATTAGAAAACTAAAACTTCttatgaggctggagagacagttcagtagGTAAGGTTTGCAGGAAAGCATGACACTGGGGTTTATTCCCGGCACCCTGGGCACCAGGATGACAGCATGTCAGAGcaagggaaaccaaggcagggcAGATCAGTGATCTCCAGGTTCAATGACAGACCGTGTCTCAAACGTTAGGATTGCAGAGGACATCTAAAACCAATCTCCGGTAACTGAGAAAGTATGCAGGTgaggacacacacatatacacactcacacacagactctcacactcacacacacacacatgcacacgcatatacacactcacacacagactctcacactcacacacacatgcacatacatatacacactcacacacatactctcagtcacacacacatgcaaacacacatacacacactcacacatacacacatacacacatacacacaaacacacatgcaccatTCTCTGTGGAAATCAATGCCAACAATGAGAAGTTGCAGACTTGTTAGTGAGAAAACATTTCCCAAGGACACATCTGGAAGAGGACTgttatccaaaatacataaagagctCTCAAAACTTAGCAAGGAAAGGAACCTTGTTAGAAACCATCTCAAAGAACTTGACAGACACCACAACAGAGAAGATGATGTAGACAAAGAGCGTTGTGGATGTGTTTGTGTATCAGATGTCAGGGAGCTGGGAATCTGAACGATGAACACTACAGAGTCCTCAGACTGTCAAATCTGAGCCTTGTCAGCACCaaactggtgaggatgtgaagtgACAGGGTCTCTCGCCCATTGCTGGTGGCAATGCACACGGACAGTCCTTTGGGACAGCAGATTCACAAAATCTCACTCATACCATGTGATACTGACACTGCGTTCCTAAACACGTACCTAAAAGAGCAGAAAACTGGCCCATGACCATCTATAGCAGCTTCATTCATAGTTGTCAAACTTTGGAAACcacaaagataataataatagggaaataaatgcaaaatatctaggccataaaatattatttactatAAAAAGGAATTAGATACAAAGCCAtgaaatgacatttttaaaagccCTAAATGCATATTACCAAAAAAGAAATACCAACTGGAAAAGCTACACACGATATCAACTGCAAGGTACTTGGAAAAAGCAAGTCAGTGGTTGTCAGGGAGGATGGAGGGCTGACAGGCAGGACACAgaagatgtatgtatgtaaaaccatgtgagagggaagggggagaataTGCACCCCCAAACACGTCCCTTTGATATAAGGATCACCTGGAGCTAAGGGCGCCAGGAAAACAGGAGAAGACATTTTAACCTCAGCCCTCCCTGAAAGCAAGAGataaaagggaagaaatacaTTCTTTGAGCTTAGTAAATTCAGTATGGGCTCTGAAAAGAattgctttccttttcctccccacatGATTTACTTTCCTATAGCTGCCTGTCTTTGACAGCTAACCATAGCTGCTCTTGGGCCATTTGCTCAGCCTTGATGCCCTTCTCCAGCACCTGAGCCAGGTAAGACTCACATGGATGCTTTTAGGACAGTCTAGGTCTGCCTGAATGAGCCATCAGAAGTACAGGGGAACTTTTCTGCCCCACAACACTGTATGGTGGGTACATGTTAATATTTGTACAACTCCCTGACCCCCAAATATACAATCAGCGAGCCCTGATCCTGCTATTTGGAATGCCCAGAGTGAACCCTAGTCCCACTATGTGCAACATTGAATGAGCCTTATAAACACAGTGCACTTGGGGAACTAGGTGTCAGTGCAGAGTAATGAATGCAGCCTGTGAAACTACATGCAGAGGGTACGCAGGGGTGGGGACAGGGCACAACGGGAGGTCtctgtcttcttcatttttttatgagTCTAA
This window contains:
- the LOC120093876 gene encoding large ribosomal subunit protein eL29-like; translated protein: MHFAKKHNKEGLKKMQANNAKTLSACADAIKALGKSKSVKPKMPRAPVANSAVFLGSLGSGFEAMWPRIIDAANQSTRLKAEASAPVQAPKSAQASVKSP